The segment TTCACTCTATCGCCCGGCAAGATTTTGATGTAATTCATTCGCATTTTTCCTGCAATATGTGCAATTACTTGATGTCCGCTTTGAAGTTCTACGCGAAACATCGCATTGGATAAGGCTTCTGTTACAACGCCGTCTTGCTCGATATTAGCTTGTTTGGGCATAAAGGTAGGTTAGAGATGGTAAATAGTTTTTGATTAGATAAATTACGGAATTAGTTTCCACAACATCACTTCGCCAACTGTCTGATTTCAAACGAAATGCAAAGGTAGTCTTTTTTTTTGGATTTGCAAAACTCTATTTGCGATAAAGTTTTTACTTTTTAAGAGATTCTTTCAAAGCGAAATTCTCTATTTGAAAGAAAACAAGACTTAGGGTTTATCCAAGAAAACCGATTTGAGCGAGTGCGCTTCTCAAGCTGTCTTAGTAGAACTAAGTACGGCAAGCCCCAACGCCTCCTCGATATATTTGAAAGTGGTCAAGATTTCAGGCTTGCCATTCAAAATAGCAACGGTATGTTCGTAGTGTGCCGAGGGCTTTTTGTCCATAGTGCGGATTGTCCAGCCGTCTGCCTCCTGCACAATGGCACGACTTCCCAAATTGACCATCGGCTCGATGGCTAAAACCAAGCCGTTTCGCAATTTTTCGCCCTTGCGCGGCTTGCCAAAGTTGGGAACTTCTGGCGATTCGTGCAGGTTGCGCCCAATGCCATGTCCTACCAACTCACGCACTACCGAATAGCCTCTCTTTTCTACAAAAGTCTGAATAGCCGCACTCACATCACCGATACGATTGCCGTAGGTAGCTTTCGCAATTCCTTCATAAAGCGAAGCCTTTGTTGCGTCTAATAGTGCCTGTACTTCGGGCTTGACCTCGCCCACAGGGTAAGTATAAGCACTGTCAGCGTGATAGCCATTGAACAACACGCCACAATCGATGGAGATAATATCGCCCTCTCTCAAAATATATTGACTTGGAATCCCATGCACGACGACTTCATTAACAGAAATACAAAGCGAGGCAGGGAAGCCTGAATAATTGAGAAAAGACGGTATCGCCTTATGGTCGGCAATATACTCAAAAGCGATTTGGTCTAATCGTTTGGTAGAAACACCGGGCTTAACGTGTTTAGCAACTTCGCCATGTGCGCGCCCCAAGAGGTCGGCACTCACGCGCATGCGTGCAATCTCGTCAGCGGTTTTGTAATAGATAGGCATAGTTTCTGACGTGTGCCTGCACAAAAGCATGCGGCACAAAGAAGGAATAAGAAGTGAATGATTTAGCACGGCGAAAGCAAAGTAATTTCTTACTTTGCTTATCAGAATAGTAGAAAACGCATCATACTATTGCCATTTTGCTTGCGCCACTGTGCTTATTGTTTCAAAAAACCAGACGACAGTTTTCAAGAGCTGTCGGCGAGTTTCTTGTCAAGATTAAATAACGTCTAAATGGGGTTGTGTCCTACCTTCGGCAGAGCCGTCCATCAGACCTTCGTAATCTTTGTCAAGCAAATAGCTTTCTATCTTTTGTAGTGTATCCAATACTACCCCCACCATGATAAGTAGTGAAGTACCGCCGTAGAACTGCGCAAATTGCGCCCCTACGCCTGCTGCGGCTGCTAAGGCAGGTAAGATGGCTATGATGGCAATAAAGATAGCACCGGGCAAAGTAATTCTATCCATAATGGTAGAAATGTGAGTTGCCGTTTCCTCGCCGGGCTGTACGCCGGGAATGTAAGCATTATTGCGCTTCAAATCTTCTGCAATTTGCTGCGGATTGATAGTAATGGCAGTATAAAAGAAGGTGAAGAGGATAATCAGAACGCCAAAGAGCAGATTGTATTCCCAGCTTGTAAAGTCTGCGAAACGCTGCGAAATGTAATCAGCCGTAGGTGTGTCCTCTCCGCGAAAAGCAGAGGCGATAAGCGGGGGAAGAAACATCAAGGCTTGTGCAAAGATGATAGGCATTACACCAGCAGCATTGACTTTCAGGGGCAAAGTAGAGCGAGGATTAGCACCCATAGCAGCTCTTCTGCCCTTTCCACCCACCATCTGACGTGCGTATTCCATAGGCACATGACGAACTGCTTGAATGACCAAGACCGTACCTACCACAACAAAGAAAAGAGCGAAGATTTCTAAGAAGAAAATCAACAGACCATCTATGCCACGTAGGGTAGATTCCTGCCACAAAGCGTCGGGGAAACGTGCCACAATACCAATCATGATGAGCAAAGACACCCCATTTCCGATACCCTTTTCCGTGATTTTTTCGCCCAGCCACATACAGAAAACTGTACCGCCTGTAAGCAAGACCATCGAGGCAAAAAGGAAGAAATTGGAGTTGATAAGGATAGCTTCATTAGGGATTGTCCCTTTGATATAAGCCACCGATTGGAACAGCGTAATCGCAATCGTGAGAAAACGTGTAATTTGATTCAGGCGTTTTCTGCCCGATTCGCCCTCTTTTTGTAGTTTCTGAAAATAGCCTACCGCAACGGTTAGAAGCTGTATCACGATAGAAGCCGAGATATAGGGCATAATCCCTAAGGCAAACACAGAGGCACGGCTAAAAGCTCCACCAGAAAAGAGGTTGATGAAGTCTAAAAGACCACCTTGTGCGCCCTCGAGCTTGTCAGGGTCTACGCCCGGCAGAACCACATAGGAGCCAAGACGGAAGACCAGCAAAAAGCCGAGCGTAACCAAAATGCGGTTGCGTAGTTCCTCGATAGAAAAGATATTCTTTATCGTCTGAATGAACTTATTCATGAGTTCTCACGGATAAAATAAATGAATAGTTAGCAAAAACAGAAAGTCGTTGGCTTACTTTTTCACCACACAAACGCCGTATCTTACGAGCCAAACGCTTGCTTG is part of the Hugenholtzia roseola DSM 9546 genome and harbors:
- the infA gene encoding translation initiation factor IF-1, whose amino-acid sequence is MPKQANIEQDGVVTEALSNAMFRVELQSGHQVIAHIAGKMRMNYIKILPGDRVKLEMSPYDLTRGRIVYRYK
- the map gene encoding type I methionyl aminopeptidase, which translates into the protein MPIYYKTADEIARMRVSADLLGRAHGEVAKHVKPGVSTKRLDQIAFEYIADHKAIPSFLNYSGFPASLCISVNEVVVHGIPSQYILREGDIISIDCGVLFNGYHADSAYTYPVGEVKPEVQALLDATKASLYEGIAKATYGNRIGDVSAAIQTFVEKRGYSVVRELVGHGIGRNLHESPEVPNFGKPRKGEKLRNGLVLAIEPMVNLGSRAIVQEADGWTIRTMDKKPSAHYEHTVAILNGKPEILTTFKYIEEALGLAVLSSTKTA
- the secY gene encoding preprotein translocase subunit SecY; this encodes MNKFIQTIKNIFSIEELRNRILVTLGFLLVFRLGSYVVLPGVDPDKLEGAQGGLLDFINLFSGGAFSRASVFALGIMPYISASIVIQLLTVAVGYFQKLQKEGESGRKRLNQITRFLTIAITLFQSVAYIKGTIPNEAILINSNFFLFASMVLLTGGTVFCMWLGEKITEKGIGNGVSLLIMIGIVARFPDALWQESTLRGIDGLLIFFLEIFALFFVVVGTVLVIQAVRHVPMEYARQMVGGKGRRAAMGANPRSTLPLKVNAAGVMPIIFAQALMFLPPLIASAFRGEDTPTADYISQRFADFTSWEYNLLFGVLIILFTFFYTAITINPQQIAEDLKRNNAYIPGVQPGEETATHISTIMDRITLPGAIFIAIIAILPALAAAAGVGAQFAQFYGGTSLLIMVGVVLDTLQKIESYLLDKDYEGLMDGSAEGRTQPHLDVI